GTGACAAGCGCGATCTGCGCCGTGAACAGAAGAAGTGCGGTCTTACCCATCGTGCAATCGTCCTCTCCGGCAGGGCGTTGCGCACCCGGCGGTTTTGTGAAGGTTCGATTGCAGGCATTTAAACAGGTGTGATGATGCTGTGCCTAAACGGGACTATGGGTTCGCCCTAAGGTGAATGGGCTGGCATCCGGTGTGGAATGCGGGGGCGATCTGCCCCCGCGCGGATGGCATCAGCAGCCTTTTGGCCCATGCTGACGGTGGATATTGCGGAAAGAACGGCTTTTGAACAGCCACTTGCCGTCCACTTTTACGCATGTGTCTTCATAGACTCCACGGTCGCGCTTGGTCACGCCATCGTGGTCATACACTTCCGACGTGTAGCTGCGCATGGTGGCGGTATCGCCCGAAATTTCAATCGATCCGGGCCATGCTTCGAACATGATGCCGGGATAGGCCTTCATCGCTTCCACCCACATCGCCTTGATCGCGGGGCGGCCGCGCGTGGTGCCAAGTTCGGGGTAATCGGGCAGCGACCATTCGGCATCTTCGGCCCATGTCGCGGCCCAGTCATCCGCATGACAGCGGGTTACCGCATCGGCATAGGTTTCCAGCAGTTCGCGAATGGCGAGGCGGTCTTCAGCAGGGCCGGTGAACGGCATTTCAGGCTCTCCCAGACGTTGTGTCCTGAACCCAACCTAACCGCACACGACCGTCCCCGAACCTGTAGATTCAGCCAGCAAGGAACCGCAATCAGATCACGACGGGAAGTTCTTCCATGGTGGGCTGTTCATCGGGAACGCAAACCTGAATGTGTCCGCCTTCGACCCGCACGGCAAAACTGCGCAAGTCCTTGTAGGCTCCGCCGATGCAACGCCCGGTCGCCATTTCGAACCGCGCACCGTGCAGCGGGCACATCACCGCGCCGCGCCGTATGCGCCCGGTGGAAAGCAGCGCGGCCTGATGGGTGCAGCGATCGTTGACCGCAAAGAAGCCGTCATCGGTTTTTGCCAGCAGGACGTGCCAGCCACCGACTTTCGCGGACAATTTGCCTTCTTCGGGAAATTCGGATTCAGCAATCAGGGCGTGCCAGGTGTCGCTCACGTCAGTCTTGTCCTCAGGTCAAAACGATAGTCTGAATCGGGTCGGTGCCGCGATAATCCTTCGCGGCCTGCGCCACCATCGCATAGAAATCAACCAGCACCGGGGCCGGTGCATACAATTCCGTCATCACGCCCAGCGTGGCGGATGTATCGGCAAAGGCAAAGACGAAGCCGTCGGTCATTTCTGCCCGCAGCGCGCATGGTGCGCCTTGGGCAGCAAAACGCGCCAGTTCGGCGTCGACATCGTCCACCCATACGGCCACGTGATGCATCCCCCAACGCCCTGATCCTTCGGAAAAAAGATCGTGAAAGGGTGATGGGCCGGGATTGTTCTGGGCGACGAATTCCACCATCACATCGCCCCACTGGCCATAGGCAGAGCTATGATCGAGTGGGCGCTCCACCCCGCGATGCACCGCACGGGCAAGGGGGATGTTGTCGGCCACGAAGAACGGACCCGATCCGAAAGTGGCGTGGTGGGCGCGCGCGGCGGCCCGCACGTCCTCAACGAAAAACGCCACCTGCCGGATGGGCAGACTGGTCATACCGATGCGCCGCCATCCACGCGGAATTCCGCCCCGGTGGCAAAGGCGCTGGCGTCGCTGGCCAGAAACACCGCCATCGCGGCGATTTCTTCAGGCCGCCCCAGACGCTTGACCGGGTGGACGTCAACAAAGCTTTGATACAGCGCCTTGGGGTCGTCCGACTGGGCCAGAACCTTGTCGATGATGGGCGTGTGAATCGCGCCGGGGTGGATGGAATTGCAGCGGATGCCATAGCCCTTTTCTGCAAAGTGCAGCGCGCACGATTTGGTCATCAGCGTCACCGCCGCCTTGGCCGCGTTGTAGGCGACAAGGTTGGACGATGCCTTCACTCCTGAAAGCGAGGACATGTTGATGATCGACCCGCCGTGGGCCTTCATTTTGGGCAGCGCGGTCTGCATGCCCATGAACACGCCCAGCACATCGATATCCAGTTCATGCCGGAACTGGTCCAGCGTGATTTCCTCGATCGATCCAAGCGTGGTGATGCCGGCATTGTTGACCAGCACGTCAATCCGGTCACAGGTGGCGATGGCGGCGTCCCACGATTCTTGCCGGGTTACGTCCAGCGTGACGAACCGGGCATTGCCGCCCAGCTCTGCCGCCAGCGCCTGTCCCCCGGCGGCATCGATGTCGGCGATGACGACCGATGCACCTTCGGCCGCATAAGCGCGAACGATGGCTTCGCCCAAGCCCGATGCGCCCCCGGTGACGAGCGCGACTTTTCCATTCAGAACAGCCATTTGCAAAGCCTTCTTAAGCAATCAGTACAAGCGTTTTGCCAATGGTGCGCCCGCTCATCAGGTCGATGAAGGCTTCCGGCAGCTTTTCGATGCCTGACCGCACGTTTTCCAGCGGCTTCAGCCCGCCATTGGCGAAGAGGCGATCCAGCGTGGCCTGCGCTTCGCCCAGAACTTCGGGATGGTCATAGGTGATGAAGCCGCGCATCGTCAGCCGATTGACAACAAGCTGCCACAAGTTGCGGTTTCCATGGGGATTATCGGCATCGTTATATTGCGCGATCATCCCGCACACGGCGACCCGGCCATGCAGGCGCATGAGCGGCAGAATGGCGTCGAGCGTTTCGCCGCCGACATTATCGAAATAGACATCCACGCCATCGGGCGCAGCTTCGGAAATGGCGGCAGAAAGGTCTGACACTGCCTTGTAATCAATGGCAATATCTGCGCCAAGATCGCGCACGATCTGCGCCTTTTCTGGCCCACCGGCAAGGCCGATGACGCGGCAACCCGCTGCCTTTGCAAGCTGGACCACGGTGCTGCCGGTGGCCCCGGCGGCGGCGCTGACCAGCACGGTTTCGCCCGCCTTGGCCTTGCCGATTTCAAACAGCCCGACCCAGGCCGTCAGCCCGACCGGACCCAGCGCGCCCATGTAGTGCTGCAAAGGCACGCCCGGCGCGGCTTCGACCTTTTCCAGACCCAGCGCATCGCCCCGGATCACATAGTATTCCGACCATGTGGCCATGGTGCGCAGCAGCGTGCCGACCGGCCATGCCGCATCGTTCGATTCGACCACTTCGCCGAGCGACATGCCGCTGATCGGCGCGCCAAGCTGCACCGGCGGGAAATAGCTGGGGCGATCATCCAGAAAACCGCGAATGGCCGGATCGCACGAACAGACCCGCATCTTCACAAGGATTTCACCCGCGCCGATCGTGGGCATAGGCGCGTCCTTCAGCGCGAAATCATCCGGCACCGGAATGCCAGTAGGGCGGCGGGCCAGCGTGATCTGGCGGGCGATCTCAGGTTTTCTCTCCATGGCATATCCTTAGCGCGTGGTGGCGGCGTGCATCGCTAGCCATATCGCTAGGTTTCAGAAGCTGCCCGCATGGTCGATCCTGTCGCAAATTGAGAGGATTTTGCCATGAGCCTGACTCCAGATGAAATGATCCGTTTTGTCGACGATCTTTATGCCACGACCGGCGTGGGCGACTGGGACAAGGCGGCAGACATGCTGACCGATGATTTTGTGGTGACCGAGGCTGACGGTCTGGCCATGGCGGGCACTTATCGCGGCAAATATGCCCTGCGCGACCTTTATTCCAAGGTCATGGGCATGGTTGACGTGGCCGGGCTGGACCGGGTGGAGACGACCGCAGGCAAGGACCATGCCGTGACCATCCTGTCGTTCCGCTTCGCCGACCCATCGCTGGCCCCGGCAGAACTGTGCGAAATGTTCCGCTTCCGCGACGGCAAATGCTGTGAAATCAAGCCGTTCTACTTTGATCCATCGGCCTTCAACGCTGCTGTCGAAGCCAAGGCGAAAGCGACGGCATAAGCCGATGCGGCCCTGTCCGCGTTGCGGATAGGGCATGTGTTGACCCGCGATTGGCCCGCGAAACGGGTTGCCTTATCCCCGGCTGCCGGACAAAGACCCGGCAGCTTTGGGGAGCACCTGCGAATGAACCTGCGCCTTGAAATTGACGGACCGGTCGCCAACCTGCTGATCGACCGCGCGGACAAGCGCAACGCTTTCAATCTGGCCATGTGGCAGGCGCTGCCGGACTTGCTGACGCAGGCCGCAGCCAATCCTGCCGTGCGCGTGCTGGTGCTGAAAGCGGCCGAAGGCGGCGCATTTTGTGCAGGCGCAGACATTGCCGAACTGCTGGCCAACAAGGACGACGGCGCGTTCCACGCCGCCAACCAGCAGGCGATCAACCGCGCGCAGTTTGAACTGACCCGCTTTGCCAAGCCGACCGTGGCCATGGTTGAGGGTGATTGCGTGGGCGGCGGCTGCGGGCTGGCACTGGCCTGCGACATGCGTATCGGCGGTGAAAAGGCGCGTTTCGGGATTACCCCTGCCAAGCTGGGCCTTGTCTATCCGCTACATGACGTGAAGCTGCTGATCGATCTGGTGGGGCCGGGGCAGGCGCGGCGGCTGCTTTACACCGGCATGCTGATCGACGTTGCCGAAGCCCATCGCATAGGCCTGATCGAAGAACGCGCCGATGGCGAACAGGCGCTGGTGGACCAGATCATCGCGGCGTCATCCTATTCCCAAGGCGCGATCAAGGGCTTTGTGCGCAATGTGCTGGACGGGCAGGCGGCGGACGATGGGGCCAGCTTGCAGGTGTTTGCCGATGCGTTTGCCGGCGCGGATTTCCGTGAAGGGACCAGCGCGTTCGTGGAAAAGCGCAAGCCGAAGTTTTGATTTGCCGTCGGGCGGATTGAAGATTCCGCATTGCCGAAAAGCGGTGCCCCGGACTTGATCCGGGGCGCCGCTTGAAGGGTGGGCCAAATTTGTCCGTCTCAGGGCAGCAGCAAGGTTGATCCTGTGGTGCGGCGGGCTTCCAGATCGGCATGGGCTTCGGCCACTTGCGCCAGTGGACGGGTCTGGCCGATGGTGACGGATACTTTGCCGCTGCCGATCATGTTCCACACGCGGGCCGATCCGGCGGCGCGTTCATCGGCTTCGCGGTAGTAATCGTACAATGTGGGGCGGGTGCAGAACAGCGAGCCTTTTTGCGCCAGCAGGCCAAGCCCGACGCCGGTGACCGGGCCAGAAGCATTGCCGAAGCTGACGATCAGGCCGCGTCGTCCGGTGGAATCGACGCTGGCTTCCCATGTGTCCTTGCCCACGCCGTCGAACACCACGCGCACGCCTTTGCCACCGGTCAGTTCGCGGACCTGCGGGGCCACGGCATCGGTGGCATAGTTGATGACATGGTCAGCACCTGCTGCACGGGCGACATCGGCCTTAGCCGCCGTGGACACCGTGCCAATCACCGTCGCGCCGATGGCTTTGAGCCATTGCACCATCAGCAGGCCCACGCCGCCTGCTGCTGCGTGGACCAGCACCGTCATTCCGGCTTCGACCCGCGCGCAGCGTTCAACCAGACATTCGACGGTGAAGGCTTTCAGAATGGCAGCGGCGGCGGTCTGATCGCTGATCGTGTCGGGCAAAGCGAACAGGTGTTCGGCGCGATACAGACGCGCGGTGGCATAGGCGCCAAGGTCTGGCCCGAACGTGGCGACGCGGTTGCCCACGACAAGGCTGGTCACCCCTTCGCCCACAGCCACCACACGGCCTGCTGCTTCAACTCCCAGCCCGCTGGG
The nucleotide sequence above comes from Novosphingobium sp. SL115. Encoded proteins:
- a CDS encoding enoyl-CoA hydratase/isomerase family protein, coding for MNLRLEIDGPVANLLIDRADKRNAFNLAMWQALPDLLTQAAANPAVRVLVLKAAEGGAFCAGADIAELLANKDDGAFHAANQQAINRAQFELTRFAKPTVAMVEGDCVGGGCGLALACDMRIGGEKARFGITPAKLGLVYPLHDVKLLIDLVGPGQARRLLYTGMLIDVAEAHRIGLIEERADGEQALVDQIIAASSYSQGAIKGFVRNVLDGQAADDGASLQVFADAFAGADFREGTSAFVEKRKPKF
- a CDS encoding VOC family protein; translation: MTSLPIRQVAFFVEDVRAAARAHHATFGSGPFFVADNIPLARAVHRGVERPLDHSSAYGQWGDVMVEFVAQNNPGPSPFHDLFSEGSGRWGMHHVAVWVDDVDAELARFAAQGAPCALRAEMTDGFVFAFADTSATLGVMTELYAPAPVLVDFYAMVAQAAKDYRGTDPIQTIVLT
- a CDS encoding Rieske (2Fe-2S) protein; this translates as MSDTWHALIAESEFPEEGKLSAKVGGWHVLLAKTDDGFFAVNDRCTHQAALLSTGRIRRGAVMCPLHGARFEMATGRCIGGAYKDLRSFAVRVEGGHIQVCVPDEQPTMEELPVVI
- a CDS encoding quinone oxidoreductase family protein; the encoded protein is MHARQARITAHGGPEVIEWIDVILPAPAAGEVLVEHTAVGLNMIDTYHRGGLYPLSLPSGLGVEAAGRVVAVGEGVTSLVVGNRVATFGPDLGAYATARLYRAEHLFALPDTISDQTAAAAILKAFTVECLVERCARVEAGMTVLVHAAAGGVGLLMVQWLKAIGATVIGTVSTAAKADVARAAGADHVINYATDAVAPQVRELTGGKGVRVVFDGVGKDTWEASVDSTGRRGLIVSFGNASGPVTGVGLGLLAQKGSLFCTRPTLYDYYREADERAAGSARVWNMIGSGKVSVTIGQTRPLAQVAEAHADLEARRTTGSTLLLP
- a CDS encoding glucose 1-dehydrogenase; this encodes MAVLNGKVALVTGGASGLGEAIVRAYAAEGASVVIADIDAAGGQALAAELGGNARFVTLDVTRQESWDAAIATCDRIDVLVNNAGITTLGSIEEITLDQFRHELDIDVLGVFMGMQTALPKMKAHGGSIINMSSLSGVKASSNLVAYNAAKAAVTLMTKSCALHFAEKGYGIRCNSIHPGAIHTPIIDKVLAQSDDPKALYQSFVDVHPVKRLGRPEEIAAMAVFLASDASAFATGAEFRVDGGASV
- a CDS encoding NADP-dependent oxidoreductase; amino-acid sequence: MERKPEIARQITLARRPTGIPVPDDFALKDAPMPTIGAGEILVKMRVCSCDPAIRGFLDDRPSYFPPVQLGAPISGMSLGEVVESNDAAWPVGTLLRTMATWSEYYVIRGDALGLEKVEAAPGVPLQHYMGALGPVGLTAWVGLFEIGKAKAGETVLVSAAAGATGSTVVQLAKAAGCRVIGLAGGPEKAQIVRDLGADIAIDYKAVSDLSAAISEAAPDGVDVYFDNVGGETLDAILPLMRLHGRVAVCGMIAQYNDADNPHGNRNLWQLVVNRLTMRGFITYDHPEVLGEAQATLDRLFANGGLKPLENVRSGIEKLPEAFIDLMSGRTIGKTLVLIA
- a CDS encoding nuclear transport factor 2 family protein; this translates as MSLTPDEMIRFVDDLYATTGVGDWDKAADMLTDDFVVTEADGLAMAGTYRGKYALRDLYSKVMGMVDVAGLDRVETTAGKDHAVTILSFRFADPSLAPAELCEMFRFRDGKCCEIKPFYFDPSAFNAAVEAKAKATA
- a CDS encoding nuclear transport factor 2 family protein gives rise to the protein MPFTGPAEDRLAIRELLETYADAVTRCHADDWAATWAEDAEWSLPDYPELGTTRGRPAIKAMWVEAMKAYPGIMFEAWPGSIEISGDTATMRSYTSEVYDHDGVTKRDRGVYEDTCVKVDGKWLFKSRSFRNIHRQHGPKGC